Proteins encoded in a region of the Streptomyces sp. NBC_00513 genome:
- a CDS encoding class I SAM-dependent methyltransferase, which translates to MAVAVDVRDVRGGAGDVDRGDIGAGHAPHRRPDPRIAQFVADALGGARRVVNVGAGAGSYESAARAVTPVEPSESMRARRAAGLPRAVDAVAEHLPFADGEFDGAMTLFSVHQWSDVGAGLREMRRVTRGPVVVLTCDPERVRDFWLYEYAPEVLDTEAHRYPSIGMMAAALGGCGSVRAVPIPWDCTDGFNEAYFGRPEMLLDPAARQACSAWSFVDDGVRERFTTRLRADLDSGVWDERFGHLRRRSFHEGSLVLVRATPESEEEQFHGGT; encoded by the coding sequence GTGGCGGTGGCGGTGGACGTCCGTGACGTGCGGGGCGGTGCGGGGGACGTGGACCGCGGCGACATCGGTGCGGGCCACGCGCCTCACCGGCGCCCGGACCCGAGGATCGCGCAGTTCGTGGCCGACGCCCTCGGCGGTGCGCGCAGGGTGGTCAACGTCGGCGCGGGGGCCGGTTCGTACGAGTCGGCGGCGCGGGCCGTGACGCCCGTGGAGCCCTCGGAGTCGATGCGGGCACGGCGCGCCGCGGGCCTGCCGCGGGCGGTGGACGCGGTCGCCGAGCACCTGCCCTTCGCCGACGGGGAGTTCGACGGGGCGATGACGCTGTTCAGCGTCCACCAGTGGTCGGACGTGGGGGCGGGCCTGCGCGAGATGCGGCGGGTCACCCGGGGCCCGGTCGTGGTGCTGACCTGTGATCCGGAACGGGTGCGCGACTTCTGGTTGTACGAGTACGCGCCCGAGGTCCTCGACACGGAGGCGCACCGGTATCCCTCCATCGGAATGATGGCCGCGGCTCTGGGCGGTTGTGGGAGTGTGCGGGCGGTGCCGATTCCGTGGGACTGCACGGACGGGTTCAACGAGGCGTACTTCGGGCGTCCGGAGATGTTGTTGGATCCGGCGGCACGGCAGGCGTGTTCGGCGTGGAGCTTCGTGGACGACGGGGTCCGAGAACGCTTCACGACACGGTTGCGGGCGGATCTGGATTCGGGGGTGTGGGACGAACGGTTCGGTCATCTGCGGCGTCGGTCGTTCCACGAGGGGTCGCTCGTGCTCGTGCGCGCGACACCGGAATCGGAAGAGGAACAGTTCCATGGGGGTACCTGA
- a CDS encoding M24 family metallopeptidase, with protein sequence MGVPDRMDEQLRALGLVEAQRKAVALFAEVEARGLVVPGAGEREVSDGIRDLANEMFGTTKHWHKRIVRSGPHTMFPYRENPPDRIIGEDDIAFADFGPIFEEYEADFGRTFVLGDDPVKHRLRDDLARVFAEGRQAFREDPHITGKRLYAAVEHSAAEAGWTLGGWHAGHLVGEFPHELIDGAKVESYVTPDNDHPLRRTDRAGWRCHWILEVHLVHGPGGFGGFHEQLLDLA encoded by the coding sequence ATGGGGGTACCTGATCGGATGGACGAGCAACTGCGCGCACTGGGCCTGGTGGAGGCGCAACGCAAGGCGGTGGCCCTGTTCGCGGAGGTCGAGGCGCGGGGTCTGGTCGTGCCCGGCGCCGGTGAACGGGAGGTCAGCGACGGCATCCGGGACCTGGCCAACGAGATGTTCGGAACCACGAAGCACTGGCACAAGCGGATCGTCCGCTCCGGCCCGCACACGATGTTCCCCTACCGGGAGAACCCGCCCGACCGGATCATCGGGGAGGACGACATCGCCTTCGCGGACTTCGGCCCGATCTTCGAGGAGTACGAGGCCGACTTCGGCCGCACCTTCGTCCTCGGCGACGACCCGGTCAAGCATCGGCTCCGGGACGACCTCGCCCGGGTGTTCGCGGAGGGCCGGCAGGCCTTCCGCGAGGATCCCCACATCACGGGCAAGCGGTTGTACGCGGCCGTGGAGCACTCGGCGGCCGAGGCCGGCTGGACGCTCGGCGGCTGGCACGCGGGACACCTGGTGGGGGAGTTCCCGCACGAGCTGATCGACGGCGCCAAGGTGGAGTCCTACGTGACCCCGGACAACGACCATCCGCTGCGCCGCACCGACCGGGCCGGGTGGCGCTGCCACTGGATCCTGGAGGTTCACCTGGTGCACGGGCCGGGCGGCTTCGGAGGCTTCCACGAACAGCTCCTCGACCTCGCGTAG
- a CDS encoding putative quinol monooxygenase, which yields MIFIAVRFDVRPEHSDDWLTLVDDFTRATRAEPGNLFYDWSRSVDDPNKYTLLEAFADAEAGAAHVASEHFKAGMETLAGAIASTPEIINVEVPGQGWSAMAELSPRP from the coding sequence ATGATCTTCATAGCCGTCAGGTTCGACGTCCGTCCGGAGCACAGCGACGACTGGCTCACGCTCGTCGACGACTTCACCCGGGCCACCCGCGCGGAGCCGGGCAACCTGTTCTACGACTGGTCGCGCAGCGTCGACGACCCGAACAAGTACACCCTGCTGGAGGCCTTCGCCGATGCCGAGGCGGGGGCCGCGCACGTGGCGTCGGAGCACTTCAAGGCCGGGATGGAGACGTTGGCCGGTGCCATCGCCTCGACCCCGGAGATCATCAACGTCGAGGTGCCCGGCCAGGGCTGGAGCGCCATGGCCGAACTCTCCCCGCGTCCCTGA
- a CDS encoding IclR family transcriptional regulator, translating to MPHHGPQSVDRALALLDAVADADGPVSAKALARRTGCSLSTVYHLLAPLTERGHLVRTARGYALGPLIPRLHRSYLRHLEPAPGVGDVLARLRRATGAEAYYTAYRGGLITVVDTTAPVTDTENPFTPGRETRAHATAHGKALLAELPRTLRRRYLTEHGMARLTAATITSAESLEAELSRVRGQGYAVSVGEADPVYTCVAVALPAERPRGDDAVHALSVSLPTREYRRRPEEVRGALARAAGLL from the coding sequence ATGCCGCACCACGGTCCGCAGTCCGTCGATCGGGCGCTGGCCCTCCTCGACGCGGTGGCCGACGCGGACGGGCCGGTCAGCGCCAAGGCACTGGCCCGCCGGACGGGGTGCTCCCTCTCGACCGTCTACCACCTCCTGGCGCCGCTCACGGAGCGCGGCCACCTCGTAAGGACGGCGCGCGGTTACGCGCTGGGGCCGCTGATTCCCCGGCTGCACCGCAGCTACCTGCGGCACCTGGAGCCGGCGCCGGGCGTCGGCGACGTGTTGGCGCGACTGCGCCGGGCCACCGGCGCGGAGGCGTACTACACCGCGTACCGCGGCGGGCTGATCACCGTGGTCGACACGACGGCTCCCGTGACGGACACCGAGAACCCCTTCACGCCGGGGCGGGAGACGCGTGCGCACGCCACCGCGCACGGCAAGGCGCTGCTCGCCGAGCTCCCCCGTACGCTGCGCCGGCGCTACCTCACGGAACACGGCATGGCACGCCTGACCGCGGCCACCATCACCAGCGCGGAGTCGCTGGAGGCGGAGCTGTCCCGGGTGCGGGGGCAGGGTTACGCCGTCTCGGTGGGCGAGGCCGACCCCGTGTACACCTGTGTGGCCGTCGCCCTGCCGGCGGAGCGGCCCCGGGGTGACGACGCGGTGCACGCGCTGTCGGTGTCGTTGCCGACCCGGGAGTACCGGCGGCGCCCCGAGGAGGTCCGGGGCGCGCTCGCCCGCGCGGCGGGCCTGCTCTGA